aatagtactatgcACCAGCATGAAAATAGAGCAACCAAACTAGTTTGAAGTTAGGTGCAACAATTGATGAATATAATTTCTGAATGGATTTAATATATAACAGAGTGCAGCCTGCTGGGATATAATATATGGATGGAACTTCTCACAGAATACACCTTACTTATCTATGTGCATgcatatgtataaatataaattttaattttaacatttcaaCAGAAATTGAATCAGGAATTAAAGAATTATGAGTTGGAAGCTGTACCTTACTCATCAAAGCTGCATTAAGTTCCAATAAACTTCTTTCCTGAGCATCAGTAAGACAGTAACAATAGTTAATGTCATTATTAGTACATACAAAAATAAGTAACGCAATCATTCCTCTACATCTATCAGTAGGATGTATCCatcctaattaaatttcaacaagtctcattttagatttatcatattactacaattttaaaaaaaattcattaggATGAATACACCATGTATTTGGATGCGTTAGAGTGTAGCTCGGAAAAAACTTATTTCCCCACAGAGAGCATACCTTTTGCTGAAGATCAGAGAGTTGATCGCACAAACTATGATTCTgcgtatatatacataattgaagatattaaaattagtaaaatacaAGAATATGAAGTATTGTCAATTTTGCAAAATAGAAGTGATTAGCGCTAAAAAAAGAATGTGTGACAACCTTCTTGTGCCgtatttgttttaatgttCCATCTAAGACATGTTCAAGTTGATCAAGCTCCTTTATGCCCAACTTTGCCAAATCTTCCCCCAGAACATGCCTGATAGGGAAACAGTTCCAaataaataatctaaattagAGGTTATGTGTAGAATTTCACTTCCAATACCTTCTTATACATGAATATGTGTATAGTAACAAATCTTTGAACTACACTACAGGTACGTTATATATCAAGTTCTTTCGTCCTTCCATTTCGATCAATAATGATTTAGttcaatttcatttgttaattAGGGCTTACCAATTCAATCAGGACTagttatcaattttaatatttaattcgCATTTGAActataattttagtaataaagggctcatcatataattaaacttttattttatgaaaaaaaatataaatagtgaaTAAATGAGACACGATTTATAGAAATTATGAAAACGGAAAATTATGTGATGAAGGATTAGAGAGCTGCTCAACTACATACCACTATATACAGCACATAAGTACTAGATGgatttaaattagaaaaatatagcCTAATATAATATCTTATATTGACGTACagattcataattttcttcacatatttcacaattttatGCATGATAGTATTCATGATGTTTATGAACAAATCGAgtcttttgattttatttgccAATTGATATTTAACAccatttgataattttaagtaagtttcaaaaattaattttgtactccATTAAAGAGTACAAAATAACTCTCACCCATTTGATAGTTCATAGTACTGTAATAGCCGctacatatttcaaaattcttttcaaaaaaattaaacgaaACTTTTATTTCTATCATCTTgtgaaatactataaataaaggatAATTACCTCTGAGATTGTTGTAGAGCCTCAGCTCTCTCCTTTAGCTTCAGATACTCTTCGTAGGTGTTCTGCAATTAATCAAGAAGGTATCATGTAGATTTTCCAACTAACTAACCATATTTCACATTAATACAGATTTTGTCAAAGGAACTAGCTAGCTAGTAGATTACTACTGCAGTATGTCATTAATTTTCATCCCTAAGCTTATTGTATCACATTTCATATGATTAAGCAAAACAATAAGAGATATAGTCATATTACCTGGTCATTATTGGGAGATTGATTTGTTTCATTCTGACCGTAGCTAGATTGGTGGTATCTCTCCACTGCCTTGGACATACTAACATCAAAGAGACAAGTAGCAAAATCAATCATTTTCCATAATTTAGGGATTCAGTCAAGACGTATCATTTTCGAAGTGGTCCACTCCGAAAATAACATACTATATAcatttcaaactcaatttgtCAAGTAGTTAATCGAAGAAATTAAAGCATCTAAAAAACTGCACATTTAAGGCATAAATATTTAAGAAGTAGAATTGCCATTCTACCACGAGAACTGAAGGAATAAGTAGAAAACTCGAGAGAACAATAATCGACACAAAAACCCATGAAATTAACCAACTAAATGTTTGGGAtatctttatatttatatacttgagaaaaaaaagtaatgaaacCCTAATTAGACAAACAAATGTTAATTATTGGAGTAATATCTTCTCTTACAAGACTTTGGGAATCTTTAGCTTTTATGAGAACCACAGGCagagaaaagaataatatatctaagctaaaaaaaagagcaataatttaaaaaacgaaaatattttttcttgagTACATCAAATCCAAGACCAAAATTTAGTGACGAGGAAAGTaagaaagtagaagaagagaagaaatttTCTGAAGTACTACAACATGTTCGAGTTTTTTCTTGGATTATAGTAGTCTCTTTCccaactaaaaaaaacaataccACTATATAACTTATGCAATTTTCTTGATATCTTCaattaaaactcaaaaaaGTTAATCGTAATATGATGATttgagtattaaatttaaatacagtacaatattactagtatcaatgtaaataagtttgattTCTGAGTCAGATCTCACCAATACTGCCAACTGCAAATGATGATTCGAAATCAGAACATAATAGCCTTGAAATCTAATTTAAATCCCcccaaataaaattagaattttttttttgtaacaaatgttaaaaaatttaacctaaaaacaaaaacacaaaaacctAATAATCACTGCAAGgtctaattaaaaattaactaaaacacacacacacacacacacacactgtgagtgtgtgtttgagagagggatagagagagagacctAGAAGTGCTGCAGAACTCATAGAGTTTGCCTTTGctggagaagatgatgagaGCCACCTCGGCATCGCAGAGGACAGAGAGTTCATAGGCCTTTTTGAGAAGCCCATTTCTTCTCTTGGCGAAAGTCACCTGCCTATTTATCTTGTTCTCGATCCTCTTCAACTCCACTTTCCCTCtccccatatatatatacttatatttggatttttgttATACCTACTTCCAACccctcttttctttctattttttttataggagTAGTTTGGTTTTGAATATgttattcaaaatttgagagaTTAGCCTAGGAAAGATGCTATGCTTTTGTACGAGAGAAATAGATGATGAACAATTATAGTAGTGTTTCTCTTTATGAGTTCACAGTTATTGTACTCCTTCCGTGGGGGCCacctctttcattttttttcatttttttcatctacATGTGCCGGCATTCATGGCTTATAATAtactttcattttcatccattaATTCAGGTAtattatctttctttcttttttggttcGATTTAGAAGGTTAAACAGACTAGTTAGCGTTCACATTTTATCTGTTTTTCTTTAAGACTTGCTCTACTTTTGTAGTACTATgtgattttcttttgtataCATTTCGCTTTTTAAGTGAGTGCTTATTTCTTAGCTTAAAATAAGTAAGATTCGAGtggttataaaattatatatcatGAAACAAATAGTgtataaaccctaatttataTAACTAAACAGTTAACACAATGGGCCTCGAGAAGATCCGTGCAGGTGTTTGtgtaaaatatggagtacttattaggaaaaacaaattactttaattagtgtaaataaaaattatggaaGAGGGAAAGGGTGAAATTAGTGACAGGCATACACACTCATTAATTAGTTCCACTCCAAAATAGCTCTGTGAATATGTGATAACTtatgttttagtttaatttttatgcaGGTTTCTTCTAAATTCTGTCTAACTTTGTTTGTAAAATTGTTAAGATAATTCTTCATTTACGTTAAAGCAGGTTAATAAcaaagtactactagtattcaTTTGCTtctaaaatttgtgatttccCGTGAAGGAGGAATTCAACACACTACAACAAACTTATCTTATAGTAATAACACAAAATTAGAGCGGCAATTCCTTGTGTTAaagttttatataaataacCAAAATTTAGGGCGCAAAGAAAAACGTCCTTAAGTTGATGACGCTAGTAACTGTCAACtaaacatttatcttttgttGTTCTGGGATGCATTTGCTCGCGTCctttaactttaattttaactttaattGGGAGATTGAAGACTTTTTTAAAGCATACTTGTTGTACTTAGAAGCATATATTAGTGTTGTACTTTAGACATTTTTTGTAAGTAGTATATACACTCTCACCAAATAACTAGGAGTGATTTGCTgctaatattatttgaatcacaaagaaagaaatactccctccgtctcaaggtattagaccaactttcttttttgggatgtcccaacatattagactcatttccttttttagcaaaaagcatctatcttattttattctccacctacttttttctctcttctctcccctactttttccatctctcatactttactctctccactttaactatttaaatatcaattccttaaatcatgtgcccaaaagaagtgagtctaatactccgggacggagggagtagcaaaATCAACCACCAAAATGTTTAAGTATAATAATTGCCATATATACTTGGTATCTATCTCGAGTGCTAATCAACTCAAAAAACCCACGAAATTAACCGAAGTTTAGTGACATTGTTATACCAGTacactattttaaaatttatacccAATAATCGTAACTAAACCACCCGCCAATTATTAGTCCAATACTAAAAGACATATTGAACCTAATTATTAAAGTAAcccattaaataaataaatataaattcttttcTAAACCCTAACACAAAACACATTTAAGCGCtgcttcttctccttctttttctccatgcttcttcttcttctgacTTCACTCAGATAGTTTTCTGACgttcttattttctcttctctcacaaattgattgattataCTCCACTAATTTGTTTAATAGCTACTTGTCCGAGTCGGAGTTTGATCAGACGTActatgttttattttcatttttgtttttatcatCATTATAGTTACCAGTTATATAATCATTAGaggaaattttctttttgaaggATGGAATTGAGTTGCAGGCTTTAATTAATACTGCTACAATGCTTTAACCCTAGCTATTGAACGCAATTCATgattatttacaatattttttaaaagatgaaACAACATTTCTAATCCGAAAAATGTCGTCACTGATGCAAATTTTACGTTAATATCCCGCCTCATATGATTTATATAGTCTTCCGTCGActatagttatattttatattaaaaaaattatggctACGATTATTTAGcagcaaattaaataaattactatacaTTAATGTAACTTGTATAGAAAAAAGTACATATATGAAATCTCGGACACTCATTGACAATTGATAACCGAGCCCACTCACTCAACTACTTTTATAAACAGAGACTGGGACATAAAGTCACTACGTTGTCAACTGCTCATTGGTCTCCTCCCTGCCCcttgaaatttaaatacacattttcatagaaaaataaatcaatctgTGAAAGACGACATCGTCGTATAATGGATTTAAAGTCTTCCAACATATGTAAGGAATTACTCCATACATGATTTGATTTGCCTagattaaatatatgtaaCTATGTAAGTATTTCTTGAGCAcataatatggagtagtaaattttgtttaaacttTACCTAAATTTTGAGACTTGTACATAAGTTTTCCTTGAAcgttaaaaatattattgctAGTATTTGGACTAAGGGATAATCTTATTTGTGgtaattttttactctctccgtcccttaaaatttggCACCATTTGACctgacacggattttaagaaatgtaatagaaagtgagttgaaaaaattagtggcatgtgggtcctatttttatatattagttttataataaaatgtgattggtgatgagttaatggaatgtggcgtccactataaaaaatggtaaaagtgaaaggtgaaaattttttagggacggacaaaaaagaaaatatataggtgacaaatttccatggacggagggagtactatttaccTTATTTTTCCTCCGTTAAGTGCCCCGAGATATAAAAGACAATTTTGCCtattcataaaattaggaTACCTAAGTACTggatatgatatttattataacTTACTCTTTAGTAttgagtataatatttttatatagtttggATACCtgaaatgataattttcatttatatgtatgatttaactgaaatttatttaattcatttttaatatttttttttaatttttatttcattaacatattactccctttgtcccacgATAAGATTCACACTTTGCCATTTTgattcgtcccacaataagagtcacatttcattttttaccataaatggtaagtaggtctcacattccactgacTCACTTcgcttacattttattataaaaccaatataaaaaaatggatctcatattccactaacttttccaatccactattctttacatctcttaaaactcgtatccacaataagagtgactcctattgtgggacggagggagtaatatgcAGAGACTGTCATCTCCTTGTATTTGTATACACcagtttttaatatttttttctttattgggatttttatttatgttttttttattatttttatatgatttttgtataataaagGTCcgtatatgtattttattattaactaTCTCATTTAgttaaaagtaatttaattatttaattttaaaattttgctaCAAGTAATcttgataataaaatttatcgttttatttttatgataatgctccatatttaagaatttcatagtagttttttttaattttttatatttttttactttctataaaaatttaagagaGACTAAAAGGAAGTGAAAGAGGATTCGGCATAAAaggattgaaaaagtaaagtgaaaatataattacactTAAACTATAGGAAAATACCATACccaatactccttccgtccacaaaaataagagcacaattatcatttttggccgtccacaaaaaatatagcacattcatttatggaaagttttcaacaaataataaccatacacatcattccactaacactacttctcacttactttttctccttctcttacTTGTTTcccttctttcttactttaccaattctacattaaaacccgtgtcatacacaaattgctctattttttgtggaagGAGAGAGTATCatagagagggagagaaaaatatcatatccaGTATCCAACACTCTAATTTTATGAAAGTCCATAATTGCCCTCCATGCCTTTTGAGCATTTATAGTGGAAAAATAGAGTGAATATTAAAAGTGTTCCACAAGTGTGATTACCCCTTAGGGCTTGTTCACCTTTCAACTTGAGATAACCCAAGAAATTCAATCTGGGTGTTTGTATTCAGCATGGGCCcacagaaatgaaaaattatgatgTTGTTCGCCTTCTTTGTCCAATACTCATTCATGTACCCAACAGTGACCACTACtcagaataaaaattaattttttatactaaaatgtCGAAAAAGTCCTCAGCATTTACGGAACCCTAGTTTTTATTCTCCATCAACATCTCAAAGCGGCAAAAAAAAGCGGGAAGCCTACGGTGGGAGCGCATAGCGATTTTTCAGAAAGTTCACAAACAGAGGGTGCAATTGTTGAAGTCGGCTTGAAGAAACTGACTTCAACAGGTGAGTCGTGTCCCACTCCATTGCTTGGTGTTTGTATTTGTCTGCAACATGTTCTTAAAATTTCTGTGTGTGGAAATATTTGCCGACAAACGTGTAGGTGCGAATCACTGGCCGGAGTTGTTTATGCCCTAATTTCTTGAGattcaattgaattattttcctttccAAATGCATTTTGATTTTGTCTGTTTGACTAATGGAATAATAGATAAAGGGATAAAGTGGTTAATAGCACAATTTTGTGCGAATGATGTTGTTAGGTTCTTTGTTGTAGTTATCATGTCTCAGTCGATGCGCTTCGGGTCTGGATCCAACAGTGGGTTTACTAGTCAGGGTGAGTAGTTTACAAATCaattattgaagaattttCAAAGCACCTAATTAGATTTTAACCATGTTAACATAATGCCTTTCGTCGCTTCACCTTTTCTGTGCACAAAGGGGGTAGCTATTCTGGGAGAACGAAGTACCGAAAAGGGGAACGCAGTCGGCGTATGTGGACTACACGTGAAGAAGATGTATTGGTTTCTGCTTTGATTGAGCTGGCCGCTACAGGGTGGAAATCCGACAACGGTTTCCGAGCTGGTTATCTTGGGCGTATCGAGCAACGTCTGCGCCAGGCATTCCCCAATACTGATCTTATGGGTGACCCCCATATTAACTCAAAGATTGGTGCATGGAAAAAGAATCACAAGAGTCTTTCCCAAATCCTATCGAGGAGTGGTGTGGGCTTCACTGCTGACTTCAAGATTGATTGCGATGACGAGCAGTGGGAGCAGATCGTCAAGGTAAATCTGTGTGAATCAGCTTTAATATTTGTTTACTAGTAGGCTATAACAATCTGGTTACTGAGCTTTATGATTGCATCTTAGCTTGACAACAGTGCCAAGACAATGCGCGATAAGGCCTGGACTTATTGGGATCAGTGGGTGCTCATATTTGGAAAAGACCGTGCAATTGGGACCGGTGCTGAAGAAATCCCTGATGC
The genomic region above belongs to Salvia hispanica cultivar TCC Black 2014 chromosome 3, UniMelb_Shisp_WGS_1.0, whole genome shotgun sequence and contains:
- the LOC125209021 gene encoding MADS-box protein 04g005320-like isoform X2 — encoded protein: MGRGKVELKRIENKINRQVTFAKRRNGLLKKAYELSVLCDAEVALIIFSSKGKLYEFCSTSSMSKAVERYHQSSYGQNETNQSPNNDQNTYEEYLKLKERAEALQQSQRHVLGEDLAKLGIKELDQLEHVLDGTLKQIRHKKNHSLCDQLSDLQQKERSLLELNAALMSKLEGSGSPPQSTWHLQHEVNARYQQAQFIEPNNNTPQIRYDSIVTADNVRENANGMMMSEWMH
- the LOC125209021 gene encoding MADS-box protein 04g005320-like isoform X1 translates to MGRGKVELKRIENKINRQVTFAKRRNGLLKKAYELSVLCDAEVALIIFSSKGKLYEFCSTSSMSKAVERYHQSSYGQNETNQSPNNDQNTYEEYLKLKERAEALQQSQRHVLGEDLAKLGIKELDQLEHVLDGTLKQIRHKKNHSLCDQLSDLQQKERSLLELNAALMSKQLEGSGSPPQSTWHLQHEVNARYQQAQFIEPNNNTPQIRYDSIVTADNVRENANGMMMSEWMH